The proteins below come from a single Limnohabitans sp. 2KL-27 genomic window:
- the boxB gene encoding benzoyl-CoA 2,3-epoxidase subunit BoxB, which yields MSGINYSEKIPNNVNLSEDRTLQRALEQWQPNFINWWDDMGPEGSTDMDVYLRTAVSVDPQGWAQFGHVKMRDYRWGVFLNPGEQDRKIHFGDHIGEKAWQDVPGEHRANLRRIIVTQGDTEPASVEQQRHLGLTAPSMYDLRNLFQINVEEGRHLWAMVYLLHKYFGKDGREEADALLQRNSGNEDNPRILQAFNEKTPDWLSFFMFTYFTDRDGKFQLCALAESAFDPLARTTKFMLTEEAHHMFVGESGVSRTIQRTVDVMNQLKTDDVGKLRAAGVIDLPTIQRYINFHFSVTIDLFGADQSSNAATFYSSGLKGRYEEGKRGDDHVLKGNSYKILSVEDGKLVEKEVPMLNALNEVLRDDYITDSKGGIDRWNRVISKAGIPFTLTAPHKAFHRNIGSLSGAKITPDGRVVTDAEWMAQVGEWLPTNEDRAYVASLMGRCVEPGKFANWIAPPVMGINRQPVDFDYVRFN from the coding sequence ATGTCCGGTATCAACTACAGCGAAAAAATCCCCAACAACGTCAACCTGAGCGAAGACCGCACGCTGCAACGTGCCTTGGAGCAGTGGCAGCCCAACTTCATCAACTGGTGGGACGACATGGGCCCCGAAGGCTCCACCGACATGGACGTGTACCTGCGTACCGCCGTGAGCGTGGACCCACAAGGCTGGGCCCAGTTTGGCCACGTCAAAATGCGCGACTACCGTTGGGGGGTGTTTCTGAACCCTGGCGAGCAAGACCGCAAGATTCACTTTGGTGACCACATTGGCGAAAAAGCCTGGCAAGACGTGCCTGGCGAACACCGCGCCAACCTGCGCCGCATCATCGTCACACAAGGTGACACCGAACCCGCATCGGTGGAGCAGCAGCGCCACCTGGGCCTGACAGCCCCCAGCATGTACGACCTGCGCAACCTGTTCCAGATCAACGTCGAAGAAGGCCGCCACCTGTGGGCCATGGTGTACCTGTTGCACAAATACTTCGGCAAGGACGGCCGTGAAGAAGCCGACGCCCTGCTGCAACGCAACAGCGGCAACGAAGACAACCCCCGCATCTTGCAGGCCTTCAACGAGAAGACCCCCGACTGGTTGTCCTTCTTCATGTTCACCTACTTCACCGACCGCGACGGCAAGTTCCAGCTGTGCGCTCTGGCCGAGTCGGCTTTCGACCCCCTGGCCCGCACCACCAAGTTCATGCTGACCGAAGAGGCGCACCACATGTTTGTGGGCGAGTCCGGCGTGAGTCGCACCATCCAGCGCACGGTGGACGTGATGAACCAGCTCAAGACCGACGACGTGGGCAAGTTGCGTGCCGCCGGCGTGATCGACCTGCCCACCATCCAGCGCTACATCAACTTCCATTTCTCGGTGACCATCGACCTGTTTGGCGCCGACCAGTCGTCCAACGCCGCCACTTTCTACAGCTCGGGCTTGAAGGGCCGTTACGAAGAGGGCAAACGTGGTGATGACCACGTGCTCAAGGGCAACAGCTACAAGATCTTGTCGGTCGAAGACGGCAAACTGGTCGAAAAAGAAGTGCCGATGCTCAACGCATTGAACGAAGTGCTGCGCGACGACTACATCACCGACTCCAAAGGCGGCATCGACCGCTGGAACCGCGTGATCAGCAAGGCCGGCATTCCTTTCACCTTGACGGCGCCGCACAAGGCTTTCCACCGCAACATCGGTTCTTTGTCTGGTGCCAAGATCACGCCCGATGGCCGTGTGGTGACCGACGCCGAGTGGATGGCCCAAGTGGGCGAGTGGTTGCCCACCAACGAAGACCGCGCTTATGTGGCCAGCCTGATGGGTCGCTGCGTTGAGCCCGGCAAGTTCGCCAACTGGATCGCGCCACCCGTCATG
- the boxC gene encoding 2,3-epoxybenzoyl-CoA dihydrolase has product MTQAFQVDYQTNPSQYKHINLAFDGEIATLSININEDAGIRPGYKLKLNSYDLGVDIELHDALQRIRFEHPEVRTVVVTSLKDRVFCSGANIFMLGVSTHGWKVNFCKFTNETRNGIEDSSKHDGLKFVAALNGACAGGGYELALACDDIVLVDDRSSAVSLPEVPLLGVLPGTGGLTRVTDKRHVRHDLADIFCTSVEGVRGQKAVDWRLVDAIAKPAVFKEAVQTRAKKLAAGSIRTAGVKGVELTPLNRSIAADALTYTNVTVEIDRAKRIATFTVKAPATAQPTDIAGIEAAGVNWWPLQMVRELDDAILHMRTNELDIGTWVLKTSGDAAAVLASDATLLAHKDHWLVRETIGHLRRTLARMDVSSRSLFALIEEGTCFVGTLAELAFCADRAYMLALPDDAAKAPKIQLSEMNFGFFPMVNDQTRLQRRFYEEVPAMEAARGAIGQALDADAALALGLVTAAPDDIDWSDEIRLALEERSSMSPDALTGLEANLRFAQKENMATRIFGRLTAWQNWIFQRPNAVGEKGALKVYGKGEKVQFDMNRV; this is encoded by the coding sequence ATGACGCAAGCTTTCCAGGTTGACTACCAAACCAACCCTTCTCAATACAAGCACATCAACCTGGCTTTTGATGGCGAGATTGCGACCTTGTCGATCAATATCAACGAAGACGCCGGCATCCGCCCTGGCTACAAGCTCAAGCTCAACAGCTATGACCTGGGTGTGGACATCGAACTGCACGACGCGCTGCAACGCATCCGTTTCGAGCACCCCGAAGTGCGCACGGTGGTGGTGACCAGTTTGAAGGACCGCGTGTTCTGCTCCGGTGCCAACATCTTCATGCTGGGTGTGTCCACCCACGGCTGGAAAGTGAACTTCTGCAAGTTTACCAATGAAACCCGCAACGGCATTGAAGACTCCAGCAAGCACGACGGCCTGAAATTCGTCGCTGCCTTGAATGGTGCCTGCGCTGGCGGCGGCTACGAGCTGGCCCTGGCTTGCGACGACATCGTGCTGGTGGACGACCGCTCCAGCGCCGTGTCGCTGCCCGAAGTCCCCCTGCTCGGCGTCTTGCCCGGCACCGGTGGCCTGACCCGCGTGACCGACAAGCGCCATGTGCGCCACGACCTGGCCGACATCTTCTGCACCAGCGTGGAAGGCGTTCGCGGTCAAAAAGCCGTGGACTGGCGTCTGGTCGATGCGATCGCCAAGCCTGCTGTGTTCAAGGAAGCCGTGCAAACCCGTGCCAAAAAACTGGCTGCCGGCAGCATTCGCACCGCAGGCGTCAAAGGCGTTGAATTGACCCCCCTGAACCGCAGCATTGCGGCCGATGCCCTGACTTACACCAACGTCACCGTGGAAATCGACCGCGCCAAGCGCATCGCCACCTTCACCGTCAAGGCCCCCGCCACAGCGCAGCCCACCGACATCGCCGGCATCGAAGCCGCCGGCGTGAACTGGTGGCCGCTGCAGATGGTGCGCGAACTCGACGACGCCATCTTGCACATGCGCACCAACGAACTCGACATCGGCACTTGGGTACTCAAAACATCGGGCGATGCCGCCGCCGTGTTGGCGTCTGACGCGACCTTGCTGGCCCACAAAGACCACTGGTTGGTGCGCGAAACTATAGGCCACCTGCGCCGCACACTGGCGCGCATGGACGTGTCTTCGCGCAGCCTGTTCGCCCTGATCGAAGAGGGGACATGCTTTGTCGGCACACTCGCCGAGCTGGCTTTCTGCGCCGACCGCGCATACATGCTGGCTTTGCCTGACGATGCCGCCAAGGCCCCCAAAATCCAATTGAGCGAGATGAATTTCGGCTTTTTCCCCATGGTCAACGACCAGACCCGCCTTCAGCGCCGCTTTTATGAAGAAGTGCCTGCCATGGAAGCCGCTCGCGGCGCCATTGGCCAAGCACTCGATGCCGACGCCGCTCTGGCCCTGGGCCTGGTCACGGCTGCACCGGACGACATCGATTGGTCCGACGAGATCCGTCTGGCCTTGGAAGAGCGTTCGTCCATGTCGCCGGACGCCCTGACCGGTTTGGAAGCCAACCTGCGTTTTGCCCAAAAGGAAAACATGGCCACCCGCATTTTCGGTCGTTTGACCGCATGGCAGAACTGGATCTTCCAGCGCCCCAACGCCGTCGGCGAAAAAGGTGCCCTGAAGGTCTACGGCAAGGGCGAAAAAGTCCAGTTCGACATGAACCGCGTTTGA
- a CDS encoding helix-turn-helix transcriptional regulator — MASQEESVQVETNAQDADSKRSPFLESLGERVRTLRSRKGMTRRAVAVAADVSERHLANLEYGTGNVSVLVLLQVANALQCSLAELLGDVTTTSPEWLLIRELLGKRSEADLRRARVQLSEMFGEGGNAQERKNRIALIGLRGAGKTALGQRLADDLGFPFIELSREIEQFAGCQISEIHNLYGANAYRRYERRALEESIQIYPEAVIATPGGLVSDSANFNLLLSHCTTVWLQADASDHMGRVAAQGDMRPMAGSREAMEDLKRILEGRAAFYSKADMAINTSGRNEDQAFAALRTSVRQHLTLPN; from the coding sequence ATGGCATCACAAGAGGAATCGGTGCAGGTGGAGACAAACGCGCAGGACGCAGACAGCAAGCGCAGCCCGTTTTTGGAATCGCTGGGCGAGCGGGTGCGCACACTGCGCTCGCGCAAGGGCATGACGCGCCGCGCTGTGGCGGTGGCGGCCGATGTGTCTGAGCGGCATTTGGCCAATCTGGAATACGGCACGGGCAATGTGTCGGTCTTGGTGCTGTTGCAAGTGGCCAATGCTTTGCAATGCTCGCTGGCCGAGTTGCTGGGTGACGTGACCACCACCTCGCCCGAGTGGCTGCTGATCCGCGAGTTATTGGGAAAGCGCAGTGAGGCCGATTTGCGCCGGGCCCGTGTGCAACTGAGCGAGATGTTTGGCGAAGGTGGCAATGCGCAAGAACGCAAAAACCGCATCGCCCTGATCGGTTTGCGTGGCGCTGGAAAAACCGCGCTGGGCCAGCGCCTGGCCGACGATCTGGGCTTTCCCTTCATTGAGCTGAGCCGCGAGATCGAGCAGTTTGCCGGTTGCCAGATCAGCGAGATCCACAACCTCTATGGCGCCAACGCCTACCGCCGTTACGAGCGCCGTGCACTCGAAGAGTCGATCCAGATTTACCCCGAAGCGGTCATCGCCACGCCGGGCGGCCTGGTGTCGGATTCGGCCAACTTCAATTTGCTGCTCTCGCACTGCACCACCGTGTGGCTGCAAGCCGATGCGTCCGACCACATGGGCCGCGTGGCGGCACAGGGCGACATGCGCCCCATGGCCGGCAGCCGCGAAGCCATGGAAGACCTCAAGCGCATTCTGGAAGGGCGAGCGGCCTTCTATTCCAAGGCGGACATGGCTATCAACACCAGTGGGCGGAATGAAGACCAGGCCTTTGCGGCCTTGCGTACTTCGGTTCGCCAGCATTTGACGCTGCCGAATTGA